CTATTAAAGACTAATATATTATATAAAAAGTCGCATGTTGATTCAATTTATGAATCAACATGCGACTTAATGAAATAATCTTCTGCAAATTTAATATTCAGTAGTTTTTACGAAGCAACCTCTTGAGTCGTATGCGTAGTGTTCTTCTTAACCTTATTTGGAACAATATTCAAAAACACATTCAAGACAATGGCCATAAAACTTCCTGCTACAATGCCATTATCTGTTAATATTTGGATTTGTTCAGGGAACTTTGCGAATAAATCTGGAGCTACGGTAACACCAAGACCCATTCCTACTGAGCAAGCAATGATTAATAGGTTTTCCTGTTTTTTTAGATCGACGTTGCCTAGCATTTTAATACCATATGCTACAACCATCCCAAACATCGGTACCATCGCTCCTCCTAATACTGGCTCAGGAATCAATGTTGTAATTGCACCGATTTTAGGGATAAGGCCGATGGCAATAAGTAATCCACCTGCAATAAAGATTACGTTTCTGGTTTTTACTCCTGAAAGTTGAACAAGTCCTACGTTCTGGGAGTACGTTGTGTATGGAAAAGCATTCATAAACCCACCTAAAAAAATCGCTAATCCTTCTGCGCGGTATCCTTTAGTAATTTCCTTCTCTGTTAGCTTTCGGTCACAGATATCACTTAACGCAAAATAAACCCCAGTGGATTCTACAATACTCACAATCGCAACTAATATCATTGTAATGATTGGGGCAATCTCAAATGTAGGTGTTCCAAAGTAGAAAGGTTTAGGAATGTGTAACCAAGCGGAGTCCATCAATGGTGAGAAGTCGACTTTTCCCATAACGGCAGCAACAATCGTTCCAATGACCAAGCCAATTAGAATAGAGACAGCCCGAACAAACCCTGTAAACGCTCGTTGCAATACAATAATAAACACTAGCACACCAAAAGCTAACATAAGGTTTGAAATAGCTCCATAATTTTCGCTATCTGCTCCACCGGCCATATTATCCATTGCTACTGGAATTAGCGTAATACCAATGATTGTAACTACAGAACCTGTAACAACTGGGGGAAAATATTGAACGAGTTTTCCAAATATAGGCGCACAAAGGAAGACAAATAAACCCGTAAAAATAATAGCACCATAGATGGCTGTTATACCAAAATTGCTTCCTATCGAAATCATAGGAGCTACCGCAGTAAATGTACATCCTAACACTACAGGTAATCCAATCCCAAAAAATCGATTACTCATCGCTTGTAAAATGGTTGCGATGCCGCACATCAACAAATCAATGGAAACTAGATATGTTAACTTTTCTCCACTAAGTCCTAATTGAGCGCCCACAATTAATGGTACAATTACCGCCCCGGCATACATAGCCAAAACGTGTTGTAGTCCGATAGCTGTCGCTTTCATTTGCTTCATCATATGTGAACCTCCTCATCCGTAAAGGATACTTTCCCTTTTTCTAATCTTTCAATTTTAGCTAATGCATCAACTCGAACACCTTTATTGCGAAGCTCTTCTCCACCTTTTTGGAATTGCTTTTCAATGACGACACCAACCCCTGCTATAGAAGCTTTCGTTTGCTCTATCAAGTTCATTAAACCTAACACAGCTTGTCCATTTGCTAGAAAGTCATCAATAATGAGGACGCAATCACTATCCTTTATATACTCAGAAGAAATACAAATAGTGCTTTGTTCTTGTTTCGTAAAGGAATATACATCAGCACTTAGTAATCCTTCTTGTAGTGTTAAAGATTTACGCTTACGAGCAACCAATACTTCTACACCAAGCTCTAGACCTGTCATAACAGAAGGTGATATTCCGGAGGATTCTAATGTTAGTATTTTGGTTATTCCGGATTCTCGGTATTGTTCGGCAAATTCCTTACCAATCTGTTTCATCAGTACTGGATCAATTTGATGGTTTAAGAAGGCATCTACTTTTAACACTTCTTCATTCAACGCTTTACCTTCTGTAATAATTTTCTTCTTTAGTTCCTCCAACATGAGCCCTCCTTTTGTTACATAAAACGAGTACTTTATGGGCTAAATTAAAAAAGTATATTACTGAACTAGTTGATCATGTTCGTAAAAAAAAGCTCCATAAACAGTACGAGTATCGCACTGTTCATGGAGCTTCTTGAATAGAAAGAATTATTTCTATACTCAATGGATAAACCTTGAGTATACGAACATTAGCAATACCCATAGGCGGAAAATTTACGGTGATCCGGTAGAAACTCGTGAGCCATATCCTCACTATTATATGAGTACATTCGTTTTATGAAATTATGTTCCATTATATCAACTAATTTAAAATTTTCAACAGCGAATAGAAACGAACTTTCTTCATCGCTCAATAATTTTTGTTCGCTTTTATACATCTATTTTTATCATGTTTTATCTAACATAAAGCGGGAATTTAATATTACCGTAACCCACAAACGAAGACACACTAAATACTTATACTCGTTTTTTCTAAACATTAAAGGAGGCAATTTAATTATGGATATGAGAATATGCGTCATTAATATCTATGTAAGCGACTTGGATTTTGCGATTGAATGGTACAGAGAAGTTCTAAACTTAAACATCTCTGATGAAAATAATAATTACCCAATTGCAGTGGATTTAGAGACAGACAACGATTTAAGACTTTTATTGCATAAAGCTGAAAAAGATACACAAGTAGATGTATGGAGAGAATCTTCAACTATACTAACTTTTGAAGTTCCTAATATCCGGGAGAAGATAAAAGATTTAACAGAAAAAGGGGTTAAACTAATGAACGAAGAACCTCAATGGCACCCTGACGGAGGCGAGCGTATTGCTTTTAAAGACCCATTCGGCAATGTGCACGAGTTAGCTGAGTTACGTTCAAGAGCTGCTCCAAAAGATCGTATCTGATAACAACTAATTTACTATATTGCTAAACCTCGATTCCAATTACAGGGTCGAGGTTTTTTAATGGGAAACTTTGACTATACTAGAGAAAAGCGCAAGCGCCAGAACTAATACTACCATTACTTAGATAGAGAAGTCCATTGCAAACCTTGCCACTGAACAGGTTGACTTAAGAACCCAGGAGCGTAGACTCTGGCCTAGACATATGTAAGCTACAAATAATATTTCTAACCTTATAAAATTCTGGAGGAACAGTTATGAGTGTCCATACATTTTTTCAATGGTATTTCCGAACTCCTGTTTTTCTCCGCCTTTTGCTAACAGTAGCCTTTTTCATGGTTTTCTTTGGCGTCATCATCCACTGGATAGAACCCGAAGTTTTCCCGACAATTTTTGATGGTATTTGGTGGGCTATTATAACAGGCTCAACAGTCGGATATGGTGACTTTGTCCCTGTTACCATCATTGGAAAAGTGTTTGGTATCTTACTTATCATAGCTGGAGGCGGGCTTGTAACTTTCTACATGGCTACAGTCTCATCATCCACCGTTAAATATGAGCAAGATCTCTCAAAAGGGAAAGTAGAATACCGCGGAGCAGGTCATGTGATTTTCATTGGATGGAATGAACGCACGAAGCAATTAATTGACATGATTCGTGAATTCTCTCCCAATGAAAAAGTGGTGTTAGTGGACAGCACGTTAGAGACTATTCCTTATAAGGAGTATTCTATTCATTACGTACAAGGAAATGGTTCAGAAGACGAAACACTAAAGAGAGCGAATATCAATCAAGCAAGGGCAGCTATTATTACGTCCGATCCTTCCATGAAAGAAAGGCAGGCTGACCAAGCAAGCATACTTGCCACCGTCGCTATACGGGGGATGAATGCTGATATATTTATTATTTCGGAAATTCTTACCAAAGAACAAATTACGAATGCTAAGCGAGCAGGAGCCAATACAATTGTACGTTCCAATGACTTTATGAGTACATTATTCTTCCATGAACTATATCGAAAAGGACATGTTAAACCTTTTGATACACTAGTTAGTCAATTGTCCACTCAACAATATAAGCAATTAGAAGTACCAGATGAATTGATTGGAGAAACGTTTCAAACTTGTTCTTTTAAATTCATGGAACAGGAAGAATTATTGCTAGGGATTGAAAAAGCCGGAGAGATTAAAATCAACCCTCCAGCTAAATTGACACTTGATAAATCCGATCGTTTACTTGTATTGTCTGCCTTAAGACAATAACGTGCGTTCTAACTCCTGAACCAATTCTTTACCTGTATCTACGTATTCAGAAGGGAATTCTGCGTCTGGATCTACCGGTTCGGAAAATTGGTCAAAGGAGGCTGTTTTGTTACCCACATGGACATTGTCATCTAGTCCTCTTTGATATTTATGAGAGAGTAAAAAGGGCTCTCCGAGTTGTACGGTTGCCTCTTTATCATCCAATTGTCCATTCACTACACTAAAGGGTACACGGAGGAATTGGTAACCTACTCGATCATCGATTTCATAATCGAAAGAACCATGATCATAATCCCAGTTCCCCCCAATCACATAGCCAACTGGTTTTAATTTCTGCTCCAAATCGTATAACGAAAAAACTTGCCCTTCAATTTTCGATGGAACGGGTATCATACTATCCCTACCTTTCATTTTTCTTAGCATATCCTTTTCATCTTTAATTACTCTATATAGACTGAGAAATTGTGAAAATGCGGATTGCGAGCAAATTCTTTCGTTTTGAAGTATTATTTCGGATTTGCGAGCAGTTTTTTTGATTTCGGAGCAAATTTAGAAATTTGAAAGCAACTTTTGAATTTCCGAGCAAACCAGTCCAGTTTAGTTCCGTCCACCAAGCCAAACAGAGCT
The genomic region above belongs to Pontibacillus yanchengensis and contains:
- a CDS encoding xanthine phosphoribosyltransferase, whose protein sequence is MEELKKKIITEGKALNEEVLKVDAFLNHQIDPVLMKQIGKEFAEQYRESGITKILTLESSGISPSVMTGLELGVEVLVARKRKSLTLQEGLLSADVYSFTKQEQSTICISSEYIKDSDCVLIIDDFLANGQAVLGLMNLIEQTKASIAGVGVVIEKQFQKGGEELRNKGVRVDALAKIERLEKGKVSFTDEEVHI
- a CDS encoding potassium channel family protein — protein: MSVHTFFQWYFRTPVFLRLLLTVAFFMVFFGVIIHWIEPEVFPTIFDGIWWAIITGSTVGYGDFVPVTIIGKVFGILLIIAGGGLVTFYMATVSSSTVKYEQDLSKGKVEYRGAGHVIFIGWNERTKQLIDMIREFSPNEKVVLVDSTLETIPYKEYSIHYVQGNGSEDETLKRANINQARAAIITSDPSMKERQADQASILATVAIRGMNADIFIISEILTKEQITNAKRAGANTIVRSNDFMSTLFFHELYRKGHVKPFDTLVSQLSTQQYKQLEVPDELIGETFQTCSFKFMEQEELLLGIEKAGEIKINPPAKLTLDKSDRLLVLSALRQ
- a CDS encoding VOC family protein, producing the protein MDMRICVINIYVSDLDFAIEWYREVLNLNISDENNNYPIAVDLETDNDLRLLLHKAEKDTQVDVWRESSTILTFEVPNIREKIKDLTEKGVKLMNEEPQWHPDGGERIAFKDPFGNVHELAELRSRAAPKDRI
- a CDS encoding YugN-like family protein; the protein is MIPVPSKIEGQVFSLYDLEQKLKPVGYVIGGNWDYDHGSFDYEIDDRVGYQFLRVPFSVVNGQLDDKEATVQLGEPFLLSHKYQRGLDDNVHVGNKTASFDQFSEPVDPDAEFPSEYVDTGKELVQELERTLLS
- a CDS encoding nucleobase:cation symporter-2 family protein, producing MKQMKATAIGLQHVLAMYAGAVIVPLIVGAQLGLSGEKLTYLVSIDLLMCGIATILQAMSNRFFGIGLPVVLGCTFTAVAPMISIGSNFGITAIYGAIIFTGLFVFLCAPIFGKLVQYFPPVVTGSVVTIIGITLIPVAMDNMAGGADSENYGAISNLMLAFGVLVFIIVLQRAFTGFVRAVSILIGLVIGTIVAAVMGKVDFSPLMDSAWLHIPKPFYFGTPTFEIAPIITMILVAIVSIVESTGVYFALSDICDRKLTEKEITKGYRAEGLAIFLGGFMNAFPYTTYSQNVGLVQLSGVKTRNVIFIAGGLLIAIGLIPKIGAITTLIPEPVLGGAMVPMFGMVVAYGIKMLGNVDLKKQENLLIIACSVGMGLGVTVAPDLFAKFPEQIQILTDNGIVAGSFMAIVLNVFLNIVPNKVKKNTTHTTQEVAS